AGTAGCATCCCTTCGCAAGGCGTGTCGTCTGGGTGGCGGATGTTTCCTTTTTCCGTGTAAACCCTGTGCCATTTCGCGCTAGACGCCCCTGGCGGGTGGGGTATGATAAAGCGTTTCCCGAGGGCGGCGGGTCGCGTTTTTCAAAGTTTGATCATCGGAGCCGTGTATGGCGGAAAAAGAAGAAGCTTTAGAGGTGGAAGGTACTGTGACGCAGGCGCTGGCGAACACGCGCTTTCGAGTAACGCTCGAAGGGGGTCACACGGTGATCGCTCACGTGGCGGGCCGCATGCGCAAGAACTTCATTCGTATCGTGCCGGGTGACAAGGTGCGGGTCGAGCTTTCCCCGTATGACCTCACCAAGGGACGCATCACGTTCCGCGAGCGTTAAGCCGTCTGGCTACACGCAAGACCGGCAGGGCAGGAAACGATGGCCGGTAAACCTCGCGCCGCCCGCCTTCTTGCGGGGCGTATTCAGGGTGATCGTGGTACGGCCCAAGGTCGGCGTCCGAATGGTTCGCCGGTTCGATCGATCTGTTACTGCTTGAATCGTCGTCAATGTCTTGCATCATCGTCCGTTGATGTTTGCTGGCATGTCAGGACCTTTACCCTGCTAGCGAGTTTGCCATTCCGACGGATGCCGATCATGCCGCGGCCGCCGAACCGCGAGACAAGCGCGTAGTCGTCGCGGTGGTCTGTTCTCTCTCGGTCTCCGCGCGACTGGCGCCGCTGAGGTCCGTCCCCGCTCTCAGGAACCTCCGATGGGGGCACCGCGATGCTTGCGCATACCACGTGTGCGGCCCCCAGTTTCCCCGCCATTGCCGGTTGCGGAAGCGATTTCGGCCCTGGCGGTGGCACCTGCCAGAACCTGGATACCAGCACCCGCCCCACAGCGAAAAAACGCAACCTAAGGTTGAGGATTCCGGGGGGCTTTTTTTCGCTCCCACCCGGTAGCACCGGCCGGAATATTCGCTAAAACCAATAGTTCTTTGGCCGGGTATAAACACCGGCAACCGGCGTTGGCACGCGGGGGCGGGTCAAAATGCCAGCCAACAAATCGTAAGCAAACCACTGGAGATTTAGTGCCGTGAGAAAAACACTCTTGTCCAC
This DNA window, taken from Pirellulales bacterium, encodes the following:
- the infA gene encoding translation initiation factor IF-1, yielding MAEKEEALEVEGTVTQALANTRFRVTLEGGHTVIAHVAGRMRKNFIRIVPGDKVRVELSPYDLTKGRITFRER